One genomic segment of Belonocnema kinseyi isolate 2016_QV_RU_SX_M_011 chromosome 2, B_treatae_v1, whole genome shotgun sequence includes these proteins:
- the LOC117166964 gene encoding neither inactivation nor afterpotential protein C isoform X1, with the protein MDDYRTGGGRGSDYDEEYEEQDSRDRVGGNVINLQRLDSIQDPGKRYILKGCMGSGVCGDVYEAIDEHDGNKRVAIKIQNLVPESQTHITEEYRVLRDISSHPNLPDFYGIYRRRSGKKSEHDQIWFIMQLCEGGPVIDLCRGLIAQGKKIREVHIGYILREVIKALIHLHEHKVIHRDVRASNILLTKEGQVKLVDFGLSKMVKGENGKRHTYIGSPSWMAPEIIASSRDSRSGYDSRVDVWAIGITAIEMADGKAPFQDMHPTRALFQIVRNPPPSLYRPSTWSQHFNDFISECLEKNPDNRPFIQEIIEHPFLSELPENDYPLTQELKALVMDVSERGRKERKPEVIVQKGFLKTHQSEPLEPMFTEDLAALENPTEEIILNELHERLKLGFFQTFVGDILLILNPNEGQDIYGLNYHAKYQCKSRSDNSPHIYSVADSAYQDVLHHEESQHVLFSGESNSGKTTNMLHLIRHLMFLGKSLKDTGARLMKAINIIHAFTNAATPLNPNSTRCLLQIQTTFGSTGKASGAIFWLYQLEKWRVSTRDKTQSNFHIFYYLYDGLESTGRLSDYSLSPGRKYRYLRTGNKTTGNKRSFKVRNNPQGNSLHFNTLVEDLRAMEMEEHFDTIWKILAAILILGEVRFLGDNNGEAEIENMETAKKVAELLDVDSKKFTWSLVNYCLIKKGAAVRKKHTCDEAREARDVLANTMYQRLVDWIINTINYKFSFTRTLFGDKYCISVLDLFGFECFAVNRIEQLFINTMNEQLQCHYNQRIFTWEMQEQEEEEVPVIKYHYYDNKDAIDQLMDKTHGLFHLIDEASRQQQDVQYMFEKLKQHSRGVHIKVAGPHEFTVAHYTGKLVYDASEIAEKNRDFLAPEIIEALRLSTSEVVKTLFLNQLSRSGNLTIVVEHPITTAKKTPKSKWGAALIQETTKVRRYNTASRGQFSQTSKIRTCAAVFRSISLEILKTLSVGGGSGGTHFVRCIRSDLDNNPRGFYREVVRQQIRALAVLDTTKAKQQGYPYRVPFQEFLRRYKFLAFDFDENVDLTKENCRLLLIRLKMEGWLIGKTKVFLKYYNEEYLSRLYETQVKKIIKVQCMLRAFLARKTVNSKNSQLLKKEAVKKASLKKRRSMEMSQDQAAVVIQKVYRGHSVRKETNPILKAEMDQETKDLMMFYCNKWRAKTMFQVLLHYRAARYQDLVHFSQQVHLYNQAIVGELQMTNERTPLEKIDPGIKPSAYLGPLKPPQVHKLPFDIHRELPFFDTNYINDPSKTRRKSGSLSSASDDEHETWDAPLRRETVPWANKSIQTRDAEVQTTNSPQHVNQASNVGGQSLINTPFSRDPTIPVSCPPEEAARSKINSNSQTHINSHSSVPSSKAYNSCSLSKSHSGSVRSIKKVPAPSIPYNQAPAYQSQSCNNYDPNARTKLNVDVNWNCEYEISSHIGKNNRVNPIQELQMIGRKNNYSDDDPPFNFQAMLRKTPHQRASMKRTPIYESCSSPPPSRSSHRQSIYENESRSNIVYRSGDSREESPEWSPNEMVRMSEEYGRQDSWSDKKTTYQKGEPITTELAPGIIVQGYVADL; encoded by the exons ATGGATGATTATAGAACTGGTGGTGGAAGAGGAAGTGATTACGATGAGGAATATGAGGAACAAGATAGCCGCGACAGAGTTGGTGGCAACGTTATTAACCTACAACGATTGGACAGTATTCAAGATCCTGGAAAGAGATATATACTTAAGGGCTGTATGGGGTCCGGTGTTTGTGGAGATGTGTATGAAGCTATTGACGAACATGATG GAAATAAGAGGGTTGCCATAAAGATTCAGAATCTTGTCCCAGAATCTCAGACTCACATTACAGAAGAGTACAGAGTCTTGAGAGATATTTCAAGTCATCCAAACCTTCCAGATTTTTATGGAATATATCGCAGAAGATCGGGAAAGAAGTCTGAACACGACCAAATATGGTTTATCATGCAA ctCTGTGAAGGCGGACCAGTAATTGATCTCTGCAGAGGACTCATAGCGCAAGGGAAGAAAATACGAGAGGTGCATATAGGCTACATTCTGAGAGAAGTCATTAag gcgTTGATACATTTACATGAACACAAAGTCATTCATCGAGACGTACGTGCCAGCAATATTCTTCTAACAAAAGAAGGTCAAGTCAAACTTGTCGATTTTGGTCTTTCAAAAATGGTTAAaggagaaaatggaaaaaggcaTACGTACATCGGCTCACCTAGTTGGATGGCACCAGAAATTATTGCAAGCAGCAGGGACTCCAGGTCGGGATATGACAGTCGAGTAGATGTCTGGGCTATTGGAATTACTGCAATTGAAATGGCTGATGGGAAAGCACCTTTCCAAGACATGCACCCAACAAGGGCACTTTTTCAAATAGTCAGGAATCCTCCACCATCTCTCTACAGACCATCGACTTGGTCTCAACATTTCAATGACTTTATCAGCGA GTGCCTGGAAAAAAATCCAGATAACCGGCCGTTTATCCAGGAAATAATAGAACATCCTTTTCTCTCAGAGTTGCCTGAGAATGATTATCCG TTAACCCAGGAGCTGAAAGCACTCGTTATGGACGTTAGTGAGAGAGGAAGGAAAGAAAGAAAGCCCGAAGTAATCGTACAAAAAGGATTCCTAAAG ACCCACCAATCAGAGCCCCTGGAGCCGATGTTTACAGAAGATCTAGCAGCACTGGAGAATCCAactgaagaaataattttgaacgaattaCATGAAAGACTTAAGTTAGggtttttccaaacatttgtgGGTGACATACTATTGATATTAAACCCCAACGAAGGGCAAGATATTTACGGACTCAAT TATCATGCTAAATATCAGTGCAAATCGCGATCCGATAATTCCCCACATATCTATTCAGTTGCCGACAGTGCATACCAAGATGTACTTCATCACGAAGAATCTCAACATGTTTTATTTTCTGGAGAGAGTAATTCTGGAAAAACTACTAATATGCTTCATCTGATTAGACACCTCATGTTTCTTGGAAAG AGTCTTAAAGACACTGGAGCTAGACTTATGAAAGCTATCAACATTATTCATGCGTTTACGAATGCGGCTACGCCACTCAATCCCAATTCGACAAGATGTCTTTTACAAATTCAAACAACATTTGGATCTACAGGGAAAGCATCTGGCGCTATATTTTGGCTATACCAGTTGGAAAAATGGCGCGTTTCAACTCGTGACAA GACCCAATCAAACTTTCATATTTTCTACTACCTTTATGATGGACTTGAGTCCACTGGCCGATTGTCTGATTATTCACTATCACCAGGTCGCAAATATCGTTATTTAAGAACTGGAAACAAAACTACTGGAAATAAACGGTCCTTCAAAGTCAGAAATAACCCGCAAGGCAATTCTttacattttaatactcttgTGGAAGATCTGCGAGCTATGGAAATGGAGGAACATTTTGATACTATTTGGAAAATTCTTGCAGCAATTCTAATTCTTGGTGAAGTCAGATTCCTAGGCGACAATAATGGTGAAGCTGAAATTGAAAATATGGAAACTGCTAAGAAAG TTGCCGAGCTATTAGACGTAGACTCGAAAAAATTCACTTGGTCCTTGGTGAATTACTGCTTGATTAAAAAAGGAGCAGCAGTTAGAAAAAAGCATACCTGTGATGAGGCTAGAGAAGCAAGAGATGTACTTGCCAATACAATGTATCAACGTCTTGTTGATTGGATAATCAACACAATTAATTACAAGTTCTCTTTTACACGTACACTTTT TGGAGACAAATATTGTATTTCTGTTCTCGACCTTTTTGGATTTGAATGTTTTGCAGTCAACAGAATCGAACAACTTTTTATAAACACTATGAATGAACAATTGCAATGCCATTACAATCAAAGAATCTTTACGTGGGAAATG caagaacaagaagaagaagaagtgcCAGTAATAAAATACCATTACTATGACAACAAAGATGCAATCGACCAACTGATGGACAAAACCCATGGACTATTTCACCTTATTGATGAAGCCTCCAGACAACAACAAGACGTGcaatatatgtttgaaaaattaaagcaaCATTCGCGAGGAGTACATATTAAAGTTGCTGGACCACATGAATTCACTGTTGCACACTATACGGGAAAATTAGTTTATGATGCCAGTGAGATTGCAGAAAAAAACCGTGACTTTTTAGCACCGGAAATTATTGAAGCCTTGAGACTTTCAACTTCTGAGGTAGTCAAAACATTGTTCCTCAATCAACTTTCACGATCAGGAAATCTTACGATTGTCGTAGAACATCCAATCACTACGGCAAAAAAGACTCCAAAGAGTAAGTGGGGAGCAGCTCTTATTCAAGAAACTACGAAAGTCAGA AGGTACAATACGGCATCGAGGGGCCAATTTTCACAGACAAGCAAAATACGTACTTGCGCTGCAGTTTTCCGATCAATAAGTCTAGAAATTCTCAAAACTCTTTCAGTTGGAGGAGGAAGCGGAGGAACACATTTTGTTAGATGCATACGTTCAGATCTAGATAATAATCCTAGAGGATTCTACAGAGAAGTAGTGAGGCAACAAATCAGAGCTTTAGCTGTTCTGGATACAACTAAAGCAAAGCAACAAGGTTACCCGTACCGAGTTCCTTTCCAGGAATTTCTTCGAAG GTACAAATTTTTGGCCTTTGACTTTGACGAAAATGTTGACTTGACAAAAGAGAATTGTCGACTACTGTTGATAAGATTGAAAATGGAAGGTTGGCTGATAGGAAAAAccaaagtttttcttaaatattataatgAGGAATACCTTTCACGTCTCTACGAAACTCAAGTGAAGAAAATCATAAAAGTCCAATGCATGCTCAGAGCTTTCCTCGCTCGTAAAACAGTGAATTCGAAAAACtcccaattattaaaaaaagaagcgg TGAAGAAAGCATCGTTAAAAAAGAGGAGGAGTATGGAGATGTCGCAGGATCAAGCGGCAGTGGTGATACAAAAAG tATACAGGGGTCACTCTGTGAGGAAGGAGACGAATCCAATTCTGAAAGCGGAAATGGATCAGGAGACGAAGGACTTAATGATGTTTTACTGCAACAAGTGGAGGGCGAAGACCATGTTCCAAGTCCTCCTACATTACCGTGCAGCCCGGTACCAGGATCTGGTCCACTTCTCTCAGCAA GTCCACCTCTACAATCAAGCGATAGTGGGGGAGCTTCAAATGACCAATGAACGCACTCCTTTAGAAAAGATTGACCCCGGAATCAAGCCTTCTGCTTATTTAGGTCCATTGAAACCACCTCAAGTTCACAAGTTACCATTTGACATTCATCGCGAATTACCTTTCTTCGACACAAACTACATCAACGACCCATCAAAAACTAGAAGAAAATCAGG ATCCTTATCTTCGGCATCTGACGATGAGCACGAGACTTGGGACGCACCATTGCGGAGGGAAACAGTACCTTGGGCCAACAAAAGCATTCAAACTAGAG ATGCGGAAGTTCAAACAACAAATTCGCCCCAGCACGTTAACCAGGCTTCGAACGTCGGAGGTCAAAGTTTGATCAACACTCCGTTTTCCAGAGATCCAACAATCCCAGTATCCTGCCCTCCAGAAGAAGCTGCCCGAAGCAAGATCAATTCCAATTCGCAAACACACATCAACAGCCACAGTTCCGTACCATCGAGCAAAGCTTATAATTCTTGTTCATTGTCC AAAAGCCATTCGGGGTCCGTCCGATCGATAAAAAAAGTACCCGCACCTTCGATACCATATAATCAAGCACCTGCTTATCAGTCACAAAGCTGCAACAATTATGATCCAAATGCTCGAACTAAACTGAATGTAGATGTTAATTGGAATTGCGAATATGAAATCAGTAGCCACATTGGAAAGAACAATCG CGTTAATCCAATTCAAGAATTACAAATGATTGGCCGAAAAAATAACTATTCTGATGATGATCCGCCTTTCAATTTTCAG GCGATGTTACGAAAAACTCCCCATCAACGTGCCTCAATGAAGAGGACTCCAATTTATGAAAGTTGCTCTTCACCTCCACCTTCCAGATCTTCCCACCGCCAATCAATTTATGAAAACGAATCCAGATCTAACATCGTTTATCGCAGCGGTGATAGCAGAGAAGAATCACCAGAATGGAGTCCAAATGAAATGGTCAGAATGTCCGAAGAATATGGCAGGCAGGATTCTTGGAGTGATAAAAAGACAACGTACCAAAAAGGGGAACCAATCACCACAGAACTCGCACCGGGAATAATTGTTCAAGGATATGTCGCTGATTTATAA
- the LOC117166964 gene encoding neither inactivation nor afterpotential protein C isoform X2, producing MDDYRTGGGRGSDYDEEYEEQDSRDRVGGNVINLQRLDSIQDPGKRYILKGCMGSGVCGDVYEAIDEHDGNKRVAIKIQNLVPESQTHITEEYRVLRDISSHPNLPDFYGIYRRRSGKKSEHDQIWFIMQLCEGGPVIDLCRGLIAQGKKIREVHIGYILREVIKALIHLHEHKVIHRDVRASNILLTKEGQVKLVDFGLSKMVKGENGKRHTYIGSPSWMAPEIIASSRDSRSGYDSRVDVWAIGITAIEMADGKAPFQDMHPTRALFQIVRNPPPSLYRPSTWSQHFNDFISECLEKNPDNRPFIQEIIEHPFLSELPENDYPLTQELKALVMDVSERGRKERKPEVIVQKGFLKTHQSEPLEPMFTEDLAALENPTEEIILNELHERLKLGFFQTFVGDILLILNPNEGQDIYGLNYHAKYQCKSRSDNSPHIYSVADSAYQDVLHHEESQHVLFSGESNSGKTTNMLHLIRHLMFLGKSLKDTGARLMKAINIIHAFTNAATPLNPNSTRCLLQIQTTFGSTGKASGAIFWLYQLEKWRVSTRDKTQSNFHIFYYLYDGLESTGRLSDYSLSPGRKYRYLRTGNKTTGNKRSFKVRNNPQGNSLHFNTLVEDLRAMEMEEHFDTIWKILAAILILGEVRFLGDNNGEAEIENMETAKKVAELLDVDSKKFTWSLVNYCLIKKGAAVRKKHTCDEAREARDVLANTMYQRLVDWIINTINYKFSFTRTLFGDKYCISVLDLFGFECFAVNRIEQLFINTMNEQLQCHYNQRIFTWEMQEQEEEEVPVIKYHYYDNKDAIDQLMDKTHGLFHLIDEASRQQQDVQYMFEKLKQHSRGVHIKVAGPHEFTVAHYTGKLVYDASEIAEKNRDFLAPEIIEALRLSTSEVVKTLFLNQLSRSGNLTIVVEHPITTAKKTPKSKWGAALIQETTKVRRYNTASRGQFSQTSKIRTCAAVFRSISLEILKTLSVGGGSGGTHFVRCIRSDLDNNPRGFYREVVRQQIRALAVLDTTKAKQQGYPYRVPFQEFLRRYKFLAFDFDENVDLTKENCRLLLIRLKMEGWLIGKTKVFLKYYNEEYLSRLYETQVKKIIKVQCMLRAFLARKTVNSKNSQLLKKEAVKKASLKKRRSMEMSQDQAAVVIQKVYRGHSVRKETNPILKAEMDQETKDLMMFYCNKWRAKTMFQVLLHYRAARYQDLVHFSQQVHLYNQAIVGELQMTNERTPLEKIDPGIKPSAYLGPLKPPQVHKLPFDIHRELPFFDTNYINDPSKTRRKSGSLSSASDDEHETWDAPLRRETVPWANKSIQTRDAEVQTTNSPQHVNQASNVGGQSLINTPFSRDPTIPVSCPPEEAARSKINSNSQTHINSHSSVPSSKAYNSCSLSYMPNFRKAIRGPSDR from the exons ATGGATGATTATAGAACTGGTGGTGGAAGAGGAAGTGATTACGATGAGGAATATGAGGAACAAGATAGCCGCGACAGAGTTGGTGGCAACGTTATTAACCTACAACGATTGGACAGTATTCAAGATCCTGGAAAGAGATATATACTTAAGGGCTGTATGGGGTCCGGTGTTTGTGGAGATGTGTATGAAGCTATTGACGAACATGATG GAAATAAGAGGGTTGCCATAAAGATTCAGAATCTTGTCCCAGAATCTCAGACTCACATTACAGAAGAGTACAGAGTCTTGAGAGATATTTCAAGTCATCCAAACCTTCCAGATTTTTATGGAATATATCGCAGAAGATCGGGAAAGAAGTCTGAACACGACCAAATATGGTTTATCATGCAA ctCTGTGAAGGCGGACCAGTAATTGATCTCTGCAGAGGACTCATAGCGCAAGGGAAGAAAATACGAGAGGTGCATATAGGCTACATTCTGAGAGAAGTCATTAag gcgTTGATACATTTACATGAACACAAAGTCATTCATCGAGACGTACGTGCCAGCAATATTCTTCTAACAAAAGAAGGTCAAGTCAAACTTGTCGATTTTGGTCTTTCAAAAATGGTTAAaggagaaaatggaaaaaggcaTACGTACATCGGCTCACCTAGTTGGATGGCACCAGAAATTATTGCAAGCAGCAGGGACTCCAGGTCGGGATATGACAGTCGAGTAGATGTCTGGGCTATTGGAATTACTGCAATTGAAATGGCTGATGGGAAAGCACCTTTCCAAGACATGCACCCAACAAGGGCACTTTTTCAAATAGTCAGGAATCCTCCACCATCTCTCTACAGACCATCGACTTGGTCTCAACATTTCAATGACTTTATCAGCGA GTGCCTGGAAAAAAATCCAGATAACCGGCCGTTTATCCAGGAAATAATAGAACATCCTTTTCTCTCAGAGTTGCCTGAGAATGATTATCCG TTAACCCAGGAGCTGAAAGCACTCGTTATGGACGTTAGTGAGAGAGGAAGGAAAGAAAGAAAGCCCGAAGTAATCGTACAAAAAGGATTCCTAAAG ACCCACCAATCAGAGCCCCTGGAGCCGATGTTTACAGAAGATCTAGCAGCACTGGAGAATCCAactgaagaaataattttgaacgaattaCATGAAAGACTTAAGTTAGggtttttccaaacatttgtgGGTGACATACTATTGATATTAAACCCCAACGAAGGGCAAGATATTTACGGACTCAAT TATCATGCTAAATATCAGTGCAAATCGCGATCCGATAATTCCCCACATATCTATTCAGTTGCCGACAGTGCATACCAAGATGTACTTCATCACGAAGAATCTCAACATGTTTTATTTTCTGGAGAGAGTAATTCTGGAAAAACTACTAATATGCTTCATCTGATTAGACACCTCATGTTTCTTGGAAAG AGTCTTAAAGACACTGGAGCTAGACTTATGAAAGCTATCAACATTATTCATGCGTTTACGAATGCGGCTACGCCACTCAATCCCAATTCGACAAGATGTCTTTTACAAATTCAAACAACATTTGGATCTACAGGGAAAGCATCTGGCGCTATATTTTGGCTATACCAGTTGGAAAAATGGCGCGTTTCAACTCGTGACAA GACCCAATCAAACTTTCATATTTTCTACTACCTTTATGATGGACTTGAGTCCACTGGCCGATTGTCTGATTATTCACTATCACCAGGTCGCAAATATCGTTATTTAAGAACTGGAAACAAAACTACTGGAAATAAACGGTCCTTCAAAGTCAGAAATAACCCGCAAGGCAATTCTttacattttaatactcttgTGGAAGATCTGCGAGCTATGGAAATGGAGGAACATTTTGATACTATTTGGAAAATTCTTGCAGCAATTCTAATTCTTGGTGAAGTCAGATTCCTAGGCGACAATAATGGTGAAGCTGAAATTGAAAATATGGAAACTGCTAAGAAAG TTGCCGAGCTATTAGACGTAGACTCGAAAAAATTCACTTGGTCCTTGGTGAATTACTGCTTGATTAAAAAAGGAGCAGCAGTTAGAAAAAAGCATACCTGTGATGAGGCTAGAGAAGCAAGAGATGTACTTGCCAATACAATGTATCAACGTCTTGTTGATTGGATAATCAACACAATTAATTACAAGTTCTCTTTTACACGTACACTTTT TGGAGACAAATATTGTATTTCTGTTCTCGACCTTTTTGGATTTGAATGTTTTGCAGTCAACAGAATCGAACAACTTTTTATAAACACTATGAATGAACAATTGCAATGCCATTACAATCAAAGAATCTTTACGTGGGAAATG caagaacaagaagaagaagaagtgcCAGTAATAAAATACCATTACTATGACAACAAAGATGCAATCGACCAACTGATGGACAAAACCCATGGACTATTTCACCTTATTGATGAAGCCTCCAGACAACAACAAGACGTGcaatatatgtttgaaaaattaaagcaaCATTCGCGAGGAGTACATATTAAAGTTGCTGGACCACATGAATTCACTGTTGCACACTATACGGGAAAATTAGTTTATGATGCCAGTGAGATTGCAGAAAAAAACCGTGACTTTTTAGCACCGGAAATTATTGAAGCCTTGAGACTTTCAACTTCTGAGGTAGTCAAAACATTGTTCCTCAATCAACTTTCACGATCAGGAAATCTTACGATTGTCGTAGAACATCCAATCACTACGGCAAAAAAGACTCCAAAGAGTAAGTGGGGAGCAGCTCTTATTCAAGAAACTACGAAAGTCAGA AGGTACAATACGGCATCGAGGGGCCAATTTTCACAGACAAGCAAAATACGTACTTGCGCTGCAGTTTTCCGATCAATAAGTCTAGAAATTCTCAAAACTCTTTCAGTTGGAGGAGGAAGCGGAGGAACACATTTTGTTAGATGCATACGTTCAGATCTAGATAATAATCCTAGAGGATTCTACAGAGAAGTAGTGAGGCAACAAATCAGAGCTTTAGCTGTTCTGGATACAACTAAAGCAAAGCAACAAGGTTACCCGTACCGAGTTCCTTTCCAGGAATTTCTTCGAAG GTACAAATTTTTGGCCTTTGACTTTGACGAAAATGTTGACTTGACAAAAGAGAATTGTCGACTACTGTTGATAAGATTGAAAATGGAAGGTTGGCTGATAGGAAAAAccaaagtttttcttaaatattataatgAGGAATACCTTTCACGTCTCTACGAAACTCAAGTGAAGAAAATCATAAAAGTCCAATGCATGCTCAGAGCTTTCCTCGCTCGTAAAACAGTGAATTCGAAAAACtcccaattattaaaaaaagaagcgg TGAAGAAAGCATCGTTAAAAAAGAGGAGGAGTATGGAGATGTCGCAGGATCAAGCGGCAGTGGTGATACAAAAAG tATACAGGGGTCACTCTGTGAGGAAGGAGACGAATCCAATTCTGAAAGCGGAAATGGATCAGGAGACGAAGGACTTAATGATGTTTTACTGCAACAAGTGGAGGGCGAAGACCATGTTCCAAGTCCTCCTACATTACCGTGCAGCCCGGTACCAGGATCTGGTCCACTTCTCTCAGCAA GTCCACCTCTACAATCAAGCGATAGTGGGGGAGCTTCAAATGACCAATGAACGCACTCCTTTAGAAAAGATTGACCCCGGAATCAAGCCTTCTGCTTATTTAGGTCCATTGAAACCACCTCAAGTTCACAAGTTACCATTTGACATTCATCGCGAATTACCTTTCTTCGACACAAACTACATCAACGACCCATCAAAAACTAGAAGAAAATCAGG ATCCTTATCTTCGGCATCTGACGATGAGCACGAGACTTGGGACGCACCATTGCGGAGGGAAACAGTACCTTGGGCCAACAAAAGCATTCAAACTAGAG ATGCGGAAGTTCAAACAACAAATTCGCCCCAGCACGTTAACCAGGCTTCGAACGTCGGAGGTCAAAGTTTGATCAACACTCCGTTTTCCAGAGATCCAACAATCCCAGTATCCTGCCCTCCAGAAGAAGCTGCCCGAAGCAAGATCAATTCCAATTCGCAAACACACATCAACAGCCACAGTTCCGTACCATCGAGCAAAGCTTATAATTCTTGTTCATTGTCC TATATGCCAAATTTCAGAAAAGCCATTCGGGGTCCGTCCGATCGATAA